One Candidatus Poribacteria bacterium genomic window carries:
- a CDS encoding BMP family protein, whose translation MNYLNVLKNASFLVFGFLLIYTCGCNRVQDMIVSEPQDATEAAPIRVSVVYPGDCLGDSSYCDVLYNGIQKAKAELSVEITEMESNFETWDMQLQAAAGNSGLVITSGYQMADPVSRVAPEFPDVMFVVFDAAVDLPNVVSFTHRVNEGTFLAGAIAGLKSKTGKVGYLGGADVPLLHEFEAGYLAGVKAVNPNAEIIRGYVADDQAGFYNPVKGQEIASTQYDSGVDVIYAMADQSGFGAVAAAKLADDRYVIWNYIDITDVAPDIILTGLRVGIDESAYKVIQEFAAGNLMAGVRSLGLAEDNVGYLLTDGNRDLISDDILAKVEALKASIVAGEITVPTVPEPEIQATTSDDEGAEISPVVP comes from the coding sequence ATGAACTATTTGAACGTGTTGAAAAATGCAAGTTTTTTGGTCTTCGGATTCTTATTAATCTATACCTGTGGCTGTAATCGGGTTCAGGATATGATTGTCTCTGAACCGCAAGACGCGACGGAGGCTGCCCCGATTCGGGTAAGTGTTGTCTATCCGGGTGACTGCCTTGGTGATTCCTCTTACTGTGATGTCCTCTATAACGGTATCCAGAAAGCCAAAGCGGAGCTTAGCGTTGAGATAACCGAAATGGAGAGCAATTTCGAGACATGGGATATGCAGCTGCAAGCCGCTGCTGGAAACTCAGGGCTCGTTATCACTTCCGGTTATCAAATGGCTGACCCAGTTTCACGCGTGGCACCGGAATTTCCAGACGTTATGTTTGTCGTTTTTGACGCCGCGGTGGATCTACCGAATGTAGTTTCTTTCACCCATCGAGTCAACGAAGGGACATTTCTCGCTGGCGCGATTGCCGGATTAAAATCGAAGACCGGGAAAGTCGGTTACCTCGGTGGTGCGGATGTTCCGTTACTGCACGAATTTGAAGCCGGTTACCTCGCTGGTGTCAAAGCGGTCAATCCAAACGCGGAAATAATTAGAGGTTATGTCGCTGATGATCAAGCGGGTTTCTACAATCCGGTCAAAGGACAGGAGATTGCGTCTACTCAATACGATAGTGGTGTGGACGTGATTTACGCGATGGCGGACCAATCGGGTTTTGGTGCCGTTGCAGCCGCTAAACTCGCGGATGACAGGTATGTGATATGGAACTACATTGATATCACTGATGTCGCACCGGACATAATCCTAACAGGGCTGCGCGTCGGAATCGACGAGTCAGCGTATAAGGTTATCCAAGAATTCGCAGCTGGGAATCTGATGGCTGGTGTTCGGTCTCTCGGTCTTGCTGAAGACAATGTCGGCTATCTGTTGACTGATGGCAATAGGGATTTGATCTCTGATGACATCTTAGCAAAGGTTGAAGCATTGAAGGCGAGCATTGTTGCTGGTGAGATTACTGTTCCAACGGTACCGGAGCCTGAAATTCAAGCGACGACATCGGATGATGAAGGCGCAGAAATATCACCAGTTGTACCGTAA
- a CDS encoding AAA family ATPase, with amino-acid sequence MSEPKKIETLEMPKYPKVKIAVKNFGPIAEATIDLQPLTVFVGPSNTGKTYFSTLIYALDGVFTGHSKFPGRFKRLGIHGFKDLLNQNWDAIRSILKKLNTSDQSIKFSDLPPEIRASLESDLKDPESTANELNRCFDLNSITELIRLKNGQRSEMSVSLEVRRENQRLWNFNIEGCGSNFAVRGSVNEDLMIYDKDSLISHSHKDLDIDDLFFWAAIELDRHREKRFYLPAARSGIMQSHRVIASSLVERATRGGLTPLEVPTFSGIVADFMQQLILYKESEAPDEGITQLAGTIESGVLDGQILMKPTPSGYPDFLFRSREMGEDVRLTRAASMVSELAPVVLFLRSGIRPGDMLIIEEPEAHLHPGAQTDIALTLAGLVRAGVRVVVTTHSDWILKEIANLIRIGDLKRKGVPQVKKMESIHWLLPEEVGTWWFQKDGIVKHIPFDPTEGIEPKDYEDVAYKLYDRSVNLQDLLEKAG; translated from the coding sequence ATGAGCGAACCCAAAAAGATTGAAACATTAGAAATGCCCAAGTATCCAAAGGTCAAAATCGCTGTTAAGAATTTCGGGCCGATTGCAGAAGCCACAATAGACCTCCAACCATTGACAGTATTTGTCGGACCAAGCAACACTGGAAAAACTTACTTTTCTACGTTAATCTATGCGTTAGACGGCGTTTTTACAGGACACTCAAAATTCCCAGGGCGGTTCAAACGCTTAGGTATTCATGGTTTCAAGGACTTGTTAAATCAAAATTGGGATGCGATTCGCTCAATTCTCAAAAAACTAAACACATCTGATCAATCGATTAAGTTTTCAGATTTGCCACCAGAAATTCGTGCCAGTTTAGAGTCAGACCTCAAGGATCCGGAAAGCACAGCAAACGAGCTCAACCGCTGCTTTGACTTAAATTCAATTACAGAATTGATTCGTTTAAAAAACGGTCAACGCAGTGAAATGAGCGTCTCTCTGGAGGTCAGGCGGGAAAATCAGCGTCTATGGAATTTCAATATAGAGGGCTGCGGGTCAAATTTTGCGGTACGTGGTTCAGTCAACGAGGATTTAATGATTTACGACAAAGACTCGTTGATCTCACATTCACATAAGGACCTTGACATTGATGATTTATTTTTCTGGGCCGCTATTGAATTAGACAGACATCGAGAAAAAAGATTCTATCTACCAGCCGCCCGAAGCGGAATTATGCAGAGTCACCGAGTGATAGCCAGTTCACTCGTCGAGCGTGCGACTCGCGGCGGTCTCACACCATTAGAGGTTCCGACGTTTTCAGGGATTGTCGCAGATTTTATGCAGCAACTTATACTCTACAAAGAATCCGAAGCACCCGACGAAGGCATAACACAGCTTGCAGGGACCATAGAATCTGGTGTGCTTGACGGTCAGATTCTCATGAAACCTACACCGAGCGGATATCCGGATTTTCTTTTTCGTTCGCGCGAAATGGGAGAAGATGTGCGTCTTACACGCGCAGCGTCTATGGTATCTGAACTCGCCCCGGTTGTACTTTTTCTCCGCAGTGGCATCCGCCCTGGTGATATGCTCATCATTGAAGAACCGGAGGCACACTTGCATCCGGGTGCCCAAACTGATATAGCATTAACCCTCGCTGGTTTAGTCCGTGCCGGTGTACGAGTTGTCGTGACAACTCATAGCGATTGGATACTCAAAGAAATTGCGAATCTAATACGGATAGGGGACCTCAAGAGAAAAGGCGTGCCGCAAGTGAAAAAGATGGAATCAATCCATTGGTTACTACCGGAGGAAGTAGGGACATGGTGGTTCCAAAAGGACGGGATCGTGAAACACATTCCTTTTGATCCCACTGAAGGCATAGAACCAAAAGACTATGAAGACGTAGCATATAAACTCTATGACCGGTCTGTTAACCTCCAAGACTTACTTGAGAAAGCCGGATAG
- a CDS encoding endonuclease III domain-containing protein — translation MQILYEDNLTERLYTLYNQLLAQHGNRKWWPADTPFEVALGAILTQATSWRNVEKAMENLRNAGAFTSEEIASISQAALERLIRPSRYFRMKAQKVRAFVDYITERPLHVMFQQDVPELREELLSIYGVGPETADTIILYAAGKPSFVVDSYTYRLFSRLGWIEGKYNYAKLRAMFMDNLPHDVDLFNEYHALIVGHGARVCQKKTPSCQECRLRESCAYYNSSESGT, via the coding sequence ATGCAAATTCTGTATGAAGATAATCTTACCGAAAGACTCTATACGCTCTATAACCAACTCCTTGCCCAACATGGGAACCGTAAGTGGTGGCCCGCAGACACACCCTTTGAAGTGGCACTCGGGGCAATCCTAACACAAGCCACATCGTGGCGCAATGTCGAAAAAGCGATGGAGAATCTCAGAAACGCTGGTGCCTTTACATCCGAAGAGATCGCTTCTATTAGCCAAGCTGCATTGGAACGATTGATCCGACCGTCGCGCTATTTTCGCATGAAGGCACAGAAAGTGCGCGCATTTGTGGATTACATCACGGAGCGTCCGTTGCACGTAATGTTTCAGCAGGATGTTCCTGAATTACGCGAAGAACTTCTCTCTATCTACGGTGTCGGTCCCGAAACAGCGGATACGATTATCCTCTATGCCGCGGGTAAACCGAGTTTTGTCGTTGATTCGTATACTTACAGGCTTTTTTCGAGGTTAGGCTGGATTGAAGGGAAATATAATTACGCGAAACTTCGCGCCATGTTTATGGATAACCTCCCCCACGATGTGGATCTTTTTAACGAATATCATGCGTTAATAGTTGGGCACGGTGCGAGAGTATGTCAGAAGAAAACGCCGAGCTGTCAAGAGTGTCGCTTACGCGAATCGTGTGCCTATTACAATTCGTCTGAATCAGGAACTTAA
- a CDS encoding sugar phosphate isomerase/epimerase, which yields MDLSFSTSAGNGGWSLAECTAWAKENGFDAIRPNATGTFEPSVIIQSGGEAVKKILEVNGIYLAALTSHCNLLDDVAENRENARDTLMQAIEATHILGAPVVVTYAGSPVSWHFYGQFSSEPGNPGDRSVELVGRFEEMWTPVVRFAEEKGVQLALDCAVRMGNIACNPEMWERILDAIPSDSLGLSCDPSHWLWMGILPAEDAIRMFDGKWYYADVKDCEISPRMKFRQGIIGNWWWQYRVPGRGQLNWGTITGALQESGYDYVLCVENEDRGAPGLDGFALGGRYLRQFL from the coding sequence ATGGATTTAAGTTTTAGCACCAGCGCAGGCAACGGCGGTTGGAGCCTTGCCGAATGCACAGCGTGGGCAAAAGAAAACGGATTTGATGCAATCCGTCCGAACGCCACTGGCACTTTTGAACCGAGTGTCATTATACAATCCGGTGGCGAAGCAGTCAAGAAAATTTTAGAGGTCAACGGTATCTACCTCGCTGCCTTGACATCGCACTGTAACCTCCTTGACGATGTCGCGGAAAATCGGGAAAACGCCCGTGACACACTGATGCAGGCAATCGAAGCGACACACATCCTCGGTGCCCCAGTGGTAGTGACGTATGCGGGGAGTCCTGTAAGTTGGCACTTTTACGGACAATTCTCTTCGGAGCCGGGGAACCCGGGTGACCGGTCAGTTGAACTCGTCGGACGGTTCGAGGAGATGTGGACACCTGTCGTCCGATTCGCGGAAGAGAAAGGCGTGCAGCTTGCGTTAGATTGTGCCGTCCGGATGGGCAATATCGCTTGTAACCCTGAAATGTGGGAACGGATCCTTGATGCGATTCCATCAGATTCGCTGGGGCTGTCCTGCGACCCGTCACATTGGTTATGGATGGGCATTTTACCTGCTGAGGATGCGATCCGTATGTTTGACGGTAAGTGGTATTATGCCGACGTAAAAGATTGCGAAATTAGTCCGCGCATGAAGTTCCGACAAGGGATTATTGGGAACTGGTGGTGGCAATATCGGGTGCCCGGGCGCGGACAATTAAATTGGGGTACAATCACTGGTGCGCTGCAAGAATCTGGTTATGATTATGTGTTATGTGTCGAAAACGAGGATCGGGGTGCCCCCGGGTTAGACGGTTTCGCCCTCGGTGGTAGGTATCTTCGGCAATTCCTTTAG
- a CDS encoding DUF1611 domain-containing protein, producing the protein MEKQLQPKSHKIAILAEGSFGVLESKTATVLVRYLPDNVVAVIDSANAGRDVSEVIEIGEGIPIVRYLAEAMRFNPTMLAIGIAPPGGELPHPWRAILREAIQNGLHVMSGLHQFLSEDTELSELAAANDVVLWDARKPPADLPVATCKADEVDATVILTVGSDCRVGKMLSGIEVTRAARERGVNAEFCPTGQNGIMVWGWGIAIDAVVSDFTAGAAEEIVLEGAKNHELLIVEGQGSLVHPGYSGVTLSLLHGSLPDAMIFCHQPSRDTVARYTVPLPSLTEMIAHYETLAAPIKPAKVIGLALNCFDLSKDEAREAIQQAEAETGLPATDVVRFGADKLVDAIQKVHREMRRDFNERTQKD; encoded by the coding sequence ATGGAAAAGCAGTTACAACCGAAATCACATAAAATAGCGATTCTTGCCGAAGGCTCATTCGGTGTTCTTGAATCAAAAACCGCCACAGTCCTCGTGCGCTATCTCCCTGATAATGTTGTCGCAGTTATTGATAGTGCCAATGCGGGACGAGATGTCAGCGAAGTTATTGAGATTGGGGAAGGGATTCCGATTGTCCGCTATCTCGCTGAGGCGATGCGATTCAATCCGACGATGCTTGCTATCGGCATTGCACCACCCGGGGGCGAGTTGCCACATCCTTGGCGCGCGATCCTCCGTGAGGCGATCCAGAACGGCTTGCACGTCATGAGCGGACTCCACCAATTCCTGAGCGAAGACACAGAACTGTCCGAATTGGCAGCAGCAAACGATGTGGTTTTATGGGATGCCCGAAAACCGCCTGCCGATTTACCCGTCGCAACGTGCAAAGCCGATGAAGTTGATGCCACGGTTATTTTGACTGTCGGCTCAGATTGCCGTGTCGGGAAGATGCTATCTGGTATAGAGGTGACCCGTGCTGCGCGGGAACGTGGTGTGAATGCCGAATTTTGTCCGACGGGACAGAATGGGATTATGGTCTGGGGTTGGGGAATTGCGATCGATGCTGTCGTCTCCGATTTTACTGCTGGTGCCGCGGAGGAGATTGTGCTGGAAGGTGCAAAAAATCACGAGCTGCTTATCGTTGAAGGGCAAGGTTCGTTGGTCCATCCGGGGTACTCCGGTGTAACGTTAAGTCTACTCCACGGCAGTCTACCGGATGCGATGATCTTTTGTCACCAACCCTCACGGGATACAGTTGCGCGGTATACAGTGCCGTTGCCATCGTTAACTGAGATGATTGCGCACTATGAGACGTTGGCTGCACCGATAAAACCCGCTAAAGTGATTGGGTTGGCGTTGAATTGCTTTGATTTGTCCAAGGATGAGGCACGCGAAGCAATTCAACAGGCAGAGGCGGAAACGGGGCTGCCAGCAACAGATGTCGTGCGGTTCGGGGCGGATAAACTCGTTGATGCGATTCAGAAAGTGCATAGAGAAATGAGGAGAGATTTCAATGAGCGAACCCAAAAAGATTGA
- the ligA gene encoding NAD-dependent DNA ligase LigA, with translation MRTEIDDLRALIRQHERKYYIENQPEISDAKFDALMLELEALEAASDAPIPPDSPTQRVGGGAVLGTRIPHRNPMLSLNNNYDAQELREFGERVQRLLEDAPVEYATELKIDGLGVSLIYENGVLTRGLTRGDGEYGEDITDNLRTIRSVPLRLVETETMFPPVLEVRGEVFIPKDRLNDINMQREAAGEPPFANPRNAAAGSLRLQDASITASRPLDIFIYTLNYAEGVEFATHTESLELMKRWGLKCNPHTDCHKSINDVQHYYEQWVEKRHELRYETDGIVVKVDRFSYQHELGATSKYPRWAIAYKFNAQQAITTIERIDVQVGRTGVLTPVAILEPVTLAGATITNATLHNAQEIETKDIRIGDRIVLERAGDVIPKIVEVLVAERTGNEAAFEFPDRCPVCDTPVQRTEAEVAVRCVNVLCVAQLKRQIAHYASRNALQIEGLGTATIDQLVDKELVRDVADLYGLEIEPLSELERMGVPSARNLVHQIERSKTASVEKVLFGLGIFHVGETVAELLIEHFLSLDALSTATPEEIESVDGIGPQIAESVVNFFSQSQPLLDKLRAAGLHCFTVEAEATRIEIAVPDSFFSGKTFVVTGSLEGMTRTEASKEIKARGGKVTSSVTSKTDYLIAGEGAGSKYTKAVELDIPILTAADFSEKLQQGNV, from the coding sequence ATGCGAACAGAGATTGACGATCTGAGAGCGTTAATACGCCAGCATGAGCGTAAATATTACATCGAAAACCAGCCGGAAATATCAGATGCCAAATTCGATGCGCTCATGCTGGAACTTGAGGCACTCGAAGCGGCATCTGACGCGCCTATCCCTCCTGATTCTCCTACGCAGCGGGTTGGTGGCGGTGCTGTATTAGGCACCCGCATCCCACATCGTAACCCCATGTTGAGCCTGAACAATAACTACGACGCACAGGAACTACGCGAATTCGGGGAACGTGTCCAGCGATTGTTAGAAGATGCCCCTGTCGAATATGCTACAGAGTTAAAGATAGACGGTTTAGGTGTTTCGCTAATCTATGAGAATGGAGTACTCACGCGAGGACTTACGCGTGGTGATGGCGAATACGGCGAGGATATAACGGACAATTTACGAACGATTCGTTCTGTACCGCTGCGGCTTGTTGAAACAGAAACAATGTTCCCTCCGGTGTTAGAAGTCCGTGGCGAAGTCTTCATTCCGAAGGATCGGCTCAACGACATTAACATGCAGCGCGAGGCAGCAGGTGAGCCGCCTTTTGCAAATCCTCGGAACGCCGCTGCTGGGTCGCTACGCCTGCAAGATGCGTCTATCACTGCTTCTCGTCCGTTAGATATTTTCATCTATACCCTCAATTACGCGGAAGGCGTTGAATTCGCAACGCATACGGAATCGCTCGAACTGATGAAGCGTTGGGGATTGAAGTGCAATCCGCATACTGACTGCCATAAGTCAATAAATGACGTTCAGCACTACTATGAACAGTGGGTAGAAAAACGTCATGAACTCCGTTATGAGACCGACGGTATCGTCGTAAAAGTTGACCGTTTCTCCTACCAACATGAACTCGGAGCAACCTCTAAATACCCTCGCTGGGCAATCGCCTACAAGTTCAATGCGCAGCAAGCCATCACGACTATTGAAAGAATAGATGTACAGGTTGGACGCACGGGGGTTCTGACACCTGTTGCGATTTTGGAGCCTGTGACACTCGCGGGTGCGACAATTACGAACGCTACCCTGCACAACGCTCAAGAAATTGAAACCAAAGACATCCGTATCGGAGATCGGATTGTGCTTGAACGCGCTGGGGATGTCATCCCTAAAATCGTTGAGGTACTGGTAGCAGAACGTACCGGCAATGAGGCCGCTTTTGAATTCCCTGATCGGTGTCCAGTGTGTGATACGCCTGTCCAACGTACAGAAGCGGAGGTCGCGGTCCGGTGCGTCAACGTATTGTGCGTTGCACAACTGAAACGTCAAATTGCGCACTATGCTTCGCGCAATGCACTCCAAATCGAAGGTCTCGGTACCGCGACAATTGATCAATTAGTGGATAAAGAGTTAGTGCGTGATGTTGCCGACCTTTACGGTTTGGAAATAGAACCGCTAAGTGAATTAGAGCGGATGGGTGTTCCGTCTGCGCGCAACCTTGTCCATCAAATCGAACGGAGCAAGACGGCATCTGTAGAGAAAGTACTTTTCGGACTCGGCATCTTTCATGTCGGCGAGACTGTCGCCGAGCTGCTCATTGAACACTTCTTATCTTTAGATGCGCTCAGCACAGCGACACCCGAAGAGATTGAATCGGTAGACGGTATCGGCCCGCAGATAGCAGAAAGCGTTGTTAACTTTTTTTCGCAAAGCCAACCGCTACTTGACAAATTGCGGGCAGCCGGTTTACACTGTTTTACGGTAGAAGCAGAGGCTACCCGTATAGAAATCGCGGTGCCTGATAGTTTCTTTAGCGGAAAGACATTCGTTGTTACGGGGAGTCTTGAAGGTATGACGCGCACAGAGGCATCTAAGGAGATTAAGGCGCGAGGCGGTAAAGTTACGTCAAGTGTGACGAGTAAGACGGATTACCTTATCGCCGGGGAAGGTGCTGGTAGCAAATATACCAAAGCCGTAGAATTGGATATTCCGATTCTGACAGCAGCAGATTTCTCTGAAAAACTCCAGCAAGGCAACGTGTAA
- a CDS encoding phytanoyl-CoA dioxygenase family protein: protein MTDEEKFRFDLSGFLVRPAILERDEVNAIVDQIERIHHSPESLPPEHRAVPGGPASVLIDHPKVLDVLHEIIGPDVRLENCSSVWREKGQEHGGLHGGGPQQGDPIFGYRVNNGRIHAGMVRVVFELTDVSKNDGATHFIAGSHKSNFPMHAEHMSLEAGKRSPFLMSYECPAGSAIFFTENLCHAGPVWQREAPRVAVLNAYAHLATHWHRLKTPPEVLAALPREKQAYFREPWVADFRTSPATINTIERFIDNDEPPVNTDTKP, encoded by the coding sequence ATGACTGATGAAGAAAAATTTCGATTTGACTTGAGCGGATTTCTCGTGCGTCCTGCGATCCTTGAACGTGATGAAGTGAACGCAATCGTCGATCAGATCGAGAGGATACACCATAGTCCTGAATCTTTACCACCAGAACACCGCGCTGTGCCGGGAGGTCCAGCAAGTGTCCTGATTGACCATCCGAAGGTCCTTGATGTACTGCACGAAATCATCGGACCCGATGTTCGGTTAGAGAACTGTTCCTCTGTCTGGCGAGAAAAAGGGCAGGAACATGGTGGACTTCACGGTGGTGGACCGCAACAAGGGGATCCAATTTTCGGGTACCGTGTCAATAATGGACGGATTCACGCGGGGATGGTGCGTGTCGTCTTTGAACTCACAGATGTCTCCAAAAACGATGGCGCGACACACTTTATCGCGGGCAGTCACAAGTCTAACTTCCCGATGCACGCTGAACACATGTCGTTAGAGGCAGGGAAACGGAGTCCGTTTCTGATGTCATACGAATGTCCGGCTGGCAGTGCGATTTTCTTTACGGAAAACCTGTGTCATGCGGGTCCTGTCTGGCAACGGGAGGCACCGCGCGTGGCAGTGCTGAACGCTTACGCGCATCTCGCAACGCATTGGCATCGGCTGAAGACTCCGCCCGAAGTACTCGCCGCCTTACCGCGTGAAAAGCAGGCATACTTCCGTGAACCATGGGTTGCCGATTTCCGTACGAGTCCAGCAACAATAAACACGATTGAACGATTTATTGACAACGACGAACCACCTGTTAACACCGATACTAAACCGTGA